The proteins below come from a single Bacillota bacterium genomic window:
- the recA gene encoding recombinase RecA, with amino-acid sequence MGERTLDRQKALDTALLQIERQFGKGAIMRLGEAASQMQVETISTGSLALDLALGVGGLPRGRVVEIFGPESSGKTTVALHVIAEAQRAGGVAAFIDAEHALDPAYARGIGVDVDNLLISQPDTGEQALEIADALVRSGAVDVVVVDSVAALVPKAEIEGEMGDSHVGLQARLMSQALRKLTGSISRSRTCVVFINQLREKVGVMFGNPEVTPGGRALKFYASVRIDVRRVESLKQGAENVGIRVRAKVVKNKVAPPFKQAEFDLLYGRGISKEGDILDIGSELDVVTRTGAWYAYGDMRLGQGKENARDFLREHPDVAAEIEARIRQRLGTATIAAAAAEGPEPGLEG; translated from the coding sequence ATGGGGGAACGGACCTTGGACCGACAGAAGGCGCTGGACACGGCGCTCCTCCAGATCGAACGGCAGTTCGGAAAGGGCGCCATCATGCGCCTGGGTGAGGCGGCGAGCCAGATGCAGGTGGAGACCATCTCCACCGGCTCGCTGGCCCTCGACTTGGCCCTGGGCGTGGGCGGGCTCCCGCGGGGGCGGGTGGTGGAGATCTTCGGGCCCGAGTCCTCGGGCAAGACCACCGTGGCCCTCCACGTCATCGCCGAGGCCCAGCGAGCCGGCGGCGTCGCCGCCTTCATCGACGCCGAGCACGCCCTCGACCCCGCTTACGCCCGCGGCATCGGCGTCGACGTCGACAACCTGCTGATCTCGCAGCCGGATACGGGCGAGCAGGCGCTGGAGATCGCCGACGCACTGGTCCGCTCCGGGGCGGTGGACGTGGTGGTGGTCGACTCGGTGGCGGCACTGGTGCCCAAGGCCGAGATCGAGGGCGAGATGGGCGACTCCCACGTGGGCCTGCAGGCGCGCCTCATGTCCCAGGCGCTCAGGAAGCTGACCGGCTCCATCTCCCGCTCGCGCACCTGCGTCGTCTTCATCAACCAGCTGCGCGAGAAGGTGGGCGTCATGTTCGGCAACCCCGAGGTGACGCCGGGCGGGCGCGCGCTCAAGTTCTACGCCTCCGTCCGCATCGACGTGCGGCGCGTGGAGTCGCTCAAGCAGGGGGCCGAAAACGTGGGTATCCGCGTCCGCGCCAAGGTGGTGAAGAACAAGGTGGCGCCCCCCTTCAAGCAGGCCGAGTTCGACCTCCTCTACGGGCGCGGCATTTCCAAGGAAGGCGACATCCTGGACATCGGCTCCGAGCTGGACGTGGTGACGCGCACCGGCGCCTGGTACGCCTACGGCGACATGCGGCTGGGTCAGGGCAAGGAAAACGCGCGCGACTTCCTGCGCGAGCATCCGGACGTGGCGGCCGAGATCGAGGCCAGGATCCGCCAGCGGCTCGGCACGGCGACCATCGCCGCCGCGGCGGCGGAAGGGCCCGAGCCGGGGCTGGAGGGTTGA
- a CDS encoding recombination regulator RecX: MRVTRLEEDPRGGVRVEVDGRAVGSVAAEAVLDLGLRAGAPLDEEAWPRLELELEAHAATRRALGWLSVHARARREVELRLLRAGFRGQAVELALARLERLGYLDDAAVARRLVEERGREWGTARLRQELRRRGLPPAMVEEALASAGLPGEEEVALELARRRWLRCGDLPAEVCRRRLAGFLRRRGFAWQVVEEVLARLDSDFRAPID; this comes from the coding sequence TTGAGAGTCACCCGCCTGGAGGAGGATCCGCGCGGCGGCGTGCGCGTAGAGGTGGACGGCCGCGCCGTCGGCTCCGTGGCCGCCGAGGCGGTGCTCGACCTGGGCCTCCGCGCCGGGGCGCCGCTGGACGAGGAGGCCTGGCCGCGGCTGGAGCTGGAGCTGGAGGCGCATGCCGCCACCCGGCGCGCCCTGGGCTGGCTCTCGGTGCACGCGCGGGCGCGGCGCGAGGTGGAGTTGCGCCTGCTGCGGGCGGGCTTTCGGGGGCAGGCGGTGGAGCTGGCGCTGGCGCGCCTGGAGCGGCTGGGCTACCTGGACGACGCCGCGGTCGCTCGCAGGCTGGTCGAGGAGCGGGGGCGGGAGTGGGGAACGGCCCGCCTCCGGCAGGAGCTGCGCAGGCGCGGGCTGCCGCCGGCGATGGTGGAGGAGGCGCTCGCCTCCGCCGGCCTGCCCGGGGAGGAGGAGGTGGCGCTGGAGCTGGCGCGCCGCAGGTGGCTCCGCTGCGGCGACCTGCCGGCGGAGGTCTGCCGCCGACGGCTGGCCGGCTTCCTGAGGCGGCGCGGCTTCGCCTGGCAGGTGGTGGAGGAGGTTCTCGCCCGCCTTGACAGCGATTTCCGTGCCCCCATAGACTGA
- the rny gene encoding ribonuclease Y — MAWNALVALLAGLLAGGGATYLWARSLSTSLVRQAEQEAARIREQAAQEREQLLLQGRLEAEEESRKLVRQAQAEAQAWRSEVQKVESRLEQREEGLERRARQLDRREEEIEARAHEAEALRAEAERLRQQQMTELERIAGLTRQQAREELMGEVRQTAEREAALLARQIEEEARARAEREAREVIAQAIQRCAADYVAESTVSVVPIPSEDMKGRIIGREGRNIRAFEAIAGVDLIVDDTPEAVVVSAFEPVRREKARLALEMLVADGRIHPARIEEVYQKAEREIEQEIQEAGEEACLEVGVHGLHGELVRTLGRLKFRTSYGQNVLRHSVEVAHLAGMMASMLGADVAVAKRAGLLHDIGKAIDREMEGTHVMLGMELLRRYHEPEAVIHAMSTHHGEFEAESVEAVLVTAADALSAARPGARRETLEAYIQRLAKLEEIASSFKGVEKSYAIQAGREIRIIVKPDEVDDLGSWTMAKEIARRIEKEMQYPGQIKVTVIRESRAVEYAR; from the coding sequence GTGGCGTGGAACGCGCTGGTCGCCCTGCTGGCGGGGCTCCTCGCGGGCGGCGGCGCGACCTATCTGTGGGCGCGCAGCCTGTCGACGAGCCTGGTCCGCCAGGCGGAGCAAGAGGCCGCCCGCATCCGTGAGCAGGCGGCCCAGGAGCGGGAGCAGCTGCTGCTGCAGGGGAGACTGGAAGCCGAGGAGGAGTCGCGCAAGCTGGTCCGCCAGGCGCAGGCGGAGGCCCAGGCCTGGCGTTCCGAGGTGCAGAAGGTCGAAAGCCGGCTGGAGCAGCGGGAAGAGGGGCTGGAGCGCCGCGCGCGCCAGCTGGACCGGCGGGAGGAGGAGATCGAGGCCCGGGCGCACGAGGCGGAGGCGCTCCGCGCCGAGGCCGAGCGGCTCCGCCAGCAGCAGATGACGGAGCTGGAACGGATCGCCGGGCTGACCCGGCAGCAGGCCCGGGAGGAGCTGATGGGCGAGGTGCGGCAGACGGCCGAGCGGGAGGCCGCGCTGCTGGCCCGCCAGATCGAGGAGGAGGCGCGCGCCCGGGCCGAGCGCGAGGCGCGCGAGGTGATCGCCCAGGCGATCCAGCGCTGCGCCGCCGACTACGTGGCCGAGTCGACCGTCTCGGTGGTGCCCATTCCCAGCGAGGACATGAAGGGTCGCATCATCGGCCGCGAGGGACGGAACATCCGGGCCTTCGAGGCCATCGCCGGTGTCGACCTGATCGTGGACGACACGCCGGAGGCGGTGGTCGTCTCCGCCTTCGAGCCGGTGCGGCGCGAGAAGGCGCGCCTGGCCCTGGAGATGCTGGTGGCCGACGGGCGCATCCACCCCGCGCGCATCGAGGAGGTCTACCAGAAGGCCGAGCGTGAGATCGAGCAGGAGATCCAGGAGGCGGGCGAGGAAGCCTGCCTCGAGGTGGGCGTCCACGGTCTCCACGGGGAGCTGGTGCGCACGCTGGGGCGGCTCAAGTTCCGCACGAGCTACGGCCAGAACGTGCTGCGTCACTCGGTCGAGGTGGCCCACCTGGCCGGGATGATGGCCAGCATGCTGGGCGCGGACGTCGCCGTGGCCAAGCGGGCCGGCCTGCTCCACGACATCGGCAAGGCCATCGACCGCGAGATGGAGGGCACCCACGTGATGCTGGGCATGGAGCTTCTGCGCCGCTACCACGAGCCGGAGGCGGTCATCCACGCCATGTCCACCCATCACGGCGAGTTCGAGGCCGAGAGCGTCGAGGCGGTGCTGGTGACGGCCGCGGACGCGCTCTCGGCGGCGCGGCCGGGCGCCCGCCGCGAGACGCTGGAGGCCTACATCCAGCGGCTCGCCAAGCTGGAGGAGATCGCCAGCTCCTTCAAGGGTGTGGAGAAGTCGTACGCCATCCAGGCGGGGCGCGAGATCCGCATCATCGTCAAGCCGGACGAGGTGGACGACCTGGGCTCCTGGACCATGGCCAAGGAGATCGCGCGTCGCATCGAGAAGGAAATGCAGTATCCGGGTCAGATCAAGGTGACGGTCATCCGCGAGTCGCGGGCCGTGGAGTACGCGCGCTGA
- a CDS encoding TIGR00282 family metallophosphoesterase: MRLLFIGDIVGKPGREMVREVLSRLVREQAIDAVVANAENAAGHAGLTPAVARELLEAGVDVITLGDHAWDRKELLPAIDELTAVVRPANYPPGVPGQGWLVKELPNGLRLGVVNLLGRVFMRVQADDPFRKADEVLAEMAGRADVVLVDFHAEATSEKAALGWYLDGRVSAVLGTHTHVQTADERILPGGTACLSDAGMTGPSESVLGVETSLALERFLTQMPVRFEVARGPRQFCAAVVDVEPESGRATAIRRIFLRENAQGA, translated from the coding sequence TTGCGGCTCCTCTTCATCGGGGACATCGTGGGCAAGCCGGGGCGGGAGATGGTCCGGGAGGTCCTCTCCCGCCTCGTCCGCGAGCAGGCGATCGACGCGGTGGTAGCGAACGCCGAGAACGCCGCGGGTCACGCCGGCCTCACCCCGGCGGTGGCGAGGGAGCTTCTGGAGGCCGGCGTGGACGTGATCACGCTGGGCGACCACGCCTGGGACCGGAAGGAGCTTCTGCCGGCCATCGACGAGCTGACCGCCGTCGTCCGGCCCGCCAACTACCCGCCCGGGGTGCCGGGCCAAGGCTGGCTGGTCAAGGAGCTGCCGAACGGCCTGCGGCTGGGCGTCGTCAACCTGCTGGGGCGGGTCTTCATGCGCGTCCAGGCGGACGACCCCTTCCGCAAGGCGGACGAGGTGCTGGCGGAGATGGCGGGGCGGGCGGACGTGGTGCTGGTCGACTTCCACGCCGAGGCCACCTCGGAGAAGGCGGCCCTGGGCTGGTACCTCGACGGCCGGGTGAGCGCCGTCCTGGGGACGCATACCCATGTGCAGACCGCCGACGAGCGGATCCTGCCCGGGGGGACCGCCTGCCTGAGCGACGCGGGCATGACCGGGCCCAGCGAGTCGGTCCTGGGCGTGGAGACGTCGCTGGCGTTGGAACGCTTCCTTACGCAGATGCCCGTCCGCTTCGAGGTGGCGCGGGGACCGCGCCAGTTCTGCGCGGCGGTGGTGGACGTGGAGCCCGAGAGCGGACGGGCCACGGCCATCCGCCGCATCTTCCTGCGAGAGAACGCGCAAGGCGCCTAG
- a CDS encoding PHP domain-containing protein produces MAADLHNHTIYSDGTISPAQLLRWGADLKLAYLGITDHDTDEGIAHARKAVEELRKKGFQPPELVPGVELSTEVQSRSVHLLAYWPELGDGPLAELLARMQRERVARIERMVAKLGEENLFVDLDRVRELAGPGVIGRPHVARALVEEGYASSVEEAFDLYLVRGRPGYVPRPKLDPPAAAEAVHAAGGVCVLAHPRLVGDEGLVEQLAASGLLDGLEAWHPEHNATETQRYLDLAHRYRLVTTGGSDFHAQGEGSGRLGAATAPDEVVNELWSRRKRA; encoded by the coding sequence ATGGCGGCCGACCTGCACAACCACACCATCTACTCCGACGGGACGATCTCGCCCGCCCAGCTGCTCCGCTGGGGGGCCGACCTGAAGCTGGCCTATCTGGGGATCACCGACCATGACACCGACGAGGGGATCGCGCACGCCCGCAAGGCGGTCGAGGAGCTGCGGAAGAAGGGCTTCCAGCCGCCGGAGCTGGTGCCGGGGGTGGAGTTGAGCACCGAGGTCCAGTCTCGCTCCGTCCATCTGCTCGCCTACTGGCCGGAGCTGGGCGACGGGCCGCTGGCGGAGCTGCTGGCGCGGATGCAGCGCGAGCGCGTGGCGCGCATCGAGCGGATGGTGGCCAAGCTGGGCGAGGAGAACCTCTTTGTGGACCTGGACCGGGTGCGCGAGCTGGCCGGCCCGGGGGTGATCGGCCGGCCCCATGTCGCCCGGGCGCTGGTGGAGGAGGGGTACGCCTCCAGTGTGGAGGAGGCCTTCGACCTCTACCTGGTCCGGGGACGCCCGGGCTACGTGCCCCGTCCCAAGCTCGACCCGCCCGCGGCCGCCGAGGCCGTCCACGCCGCCGGGGGCGTCTGCGTGCTGGCCCACCCGCGGCTGGTGGGCGACGAGGGACTGGTGGAGCAGCTGGCGGCCTCCGGGCTGCTGGACGGGCTGGAGGCGTGGCACCCCGAGCACAACGCGACCGAGACGCAGCGCTACCTCGACCTGGCCCACCGCTACCGCCTGGTTACCACCGGCGGCAGCGACTTCCACGCCCAGGGCGAGGGGAGCGGCCGCCTGGGCGCCGCCACGGCGCCCGACGAGGTGGTGAACGAACTGTGGAGCCGGAGGAAGAGGGCCTAG
- the miaB gene encoding tRNA (N6-isopentenyl adenosine(37)-C2)-methylthiotransferase MiaB produces the protein MPAARAGGLPLTGRYYIRTWGCQMNERDSEILAGQLESMGYEAAERPEEADVVLLNTCTIRDNADQKQLGELGRLKPLKARNPAMILGVAGCMAQVPEAVERIRRQAPFVDLVFGTHNLHQLPQLIERARQSEEMVVDVWQYAEGVQEHLPSRRAPGVRAWVNVIYGCDKYCTYCIVPYTRGRERSRRPEEILAEVRQLVEEGYREITLLGQNVNSYGHDLPERYDFADLLRDVDRLPGIGWVRFMTSHPRDFTPRLIETLAETEHVCEHIHLPVQSGSDAVLRRMNRKYTAAQYLETVERIRERIPGATLTTDIIVGFPGETEEDFQATLELVRRVRYDNAFTFVYSPRAGTVATRWLADDPAGEEEKHRRLERLNELVYAIAREKNEALVGREVEVLVEGPSRKDPSVFTARTRGNKLVLLPGEEVRAGEWRRVRITRAQTWTLEAVPADRPEARPAALAGGRA, from the coding sequence ATGCCGGCAGCACGAGCGGGGGGTCTTCCATTGACGGGGCGGTACTACATCCGCACGTGGGGCTGCCAGATGAACGAGCGGGACAGCGAGATCCTGGCCGGGCAGCTCGAGAGCATGGGCTACGAGGCGGCGGAGCGGCCCGAGGAGGCCGACGTCGTCCTTCTCAATACGTGCACCATCCGCGACAACGCGGACCAGAAGCAGCTGGGTGAGCTGGGGCGCCTCAAGCCGCTCAAGGCACGAAATCCGGCGATGATCCTGGGCGTCGCCGGCTGCATGGCGCAGGTGCCCGAGGCGGTGGAGCGGATCCGGCGGCAGGCGCCCTTCGTCGACCTGGTCTTCGGCACGCACAACCTCCACCAGCTGCCCCAGCTGATCGAGCGGGCGCGGCAGAGCGAGGAGATGGTGGTGGACGTCTGGCAGTACGCCGAGGGCGTCCAGGAGCACCTGCCCTCCCGCCGTGCGCCCGGCGTGCGCGCCTGGGTGAACGTCATCTACGGCTGCGACAAGTACTGCACCTACTGCATCGTCCCCTACACCCGCGGCCGGGAGCGGAGCCGGCGTCCGGAGGAGATCCTGGCCGAGGTGCGCCAGCTGGTGGAGGAGGGCTACCGCGAGATCACCCTCCTGGGCCAGAACGTCAACTCCTACGGCCACGACCTGCCCGAGCGCTACGACTTCGCCGACCTGCTGCGCGACGTCGACCGTCTGCCGGGAATCGGCTGGGTGCGCTTCATGACCTCCCACCCGCGCGACTTCACGCCGCGCCTGATCGAGACGCTGGCCGAGACCGAGCACGTCTGCGAGCACATCCACCTGCCCGTCCAGTCCGGCTCCGACGCCGTCCTGCGGCGGATGAACAGGAAGTACACCGCCGCCCAGTACCTGGAGACGGTGGAGCGGATCCGCGAGCGCATCCCCGGCGCGACGCTGACCACCGACATCATCGTCGGCTTCCCGGGCGAGACGGAGGAGGACTTCCAGGCGACGCTGGAGCTGGTCCGGCGGGTCCGCTACGACAACGCCTTCACCTTCGTCTACTCGCCGCGCGCCGGCACGGTGGCGACGCGCTGGCTGGCCGACGACCCCGCCGGTGAGGAGGAGAAGCACCGCCGCCTGGAGCGCCTCAACGAGCTGGTCTATGCCATCGCCCGCGAGAAGAACGAGGCGCTGGTGGGCCGCGAGGTGGAGGTGCTGGTGGAGGGGCCGAGCCGCAAGGACCCCTCCGTCTTTACGGCGCGGACGCGCGGCAACAAGCTGGTCCTCCTCCCCGGCGAGGAGGTGCGGGCGGGCGAGTGGAGGCGGGTGCGCATCACCCGGGCGCAGACCTGGACGCTGGAGGCGGTCCCGGCCGACCGTCCGGAGGCCCGCCCGGCGGCGCTGGCAGGTGGGCGGGCGTGA
- a CDS encoding YlbF family regulator: protein MRAEVLIRARELARALEESEEVRELRAAEALLAERGTADAEAGRRYREARLRVEALTGAVLDVLSAALTGGPAARAGGCASCGLAAGPAARLGA from the coding sequence GTGAGGGCGGAGGTGCTGATCCGCGCGCGCGAACTGGCCCGGGCGCTGGAGGAGAGCGAGGAGGTTCGCGAGCTGCGCGCGGCCGAGGCCCTCCTGGCCGAGCGGGGTACGGCCGACGCGGAGGCGGGCCGGCGCTACCGCGAGGCGCGCCTGCGAGTGGAGGCGCTGACCGGTGCCGTCCTGGACGTGCTCTCGGCGGCGCTGACCGGCGGGCCCGCGGCCCGGGCGGGAGGCTGCGCCTCGTGCGGGCTGGCGGCCGGGCCGGCGGCCCGCCTGGGGGCATGA
- the mutS gene encoding DNA mismatch repair protein MutS yields the protein MSAAEPADGARAEGRGAPPLLEQYLRIKGEHPEALLFFRLGDFFELFFEDAEIAARELDLTLTGRELQKGRRVPMCGVPHHSAEGYIRRLVEKGYRVALCEQMEDPRLARGLVERQVIRVISAGTLLEPGLLEAGKNNFLAALAPGRQALGLAYADASTGEFRAGEWSGGEEGWLEELDRLQPAEVLLPEGVAGELEEAVRNRGLRLTLRPPREFEPGRAKARLREHFGLASLDAFDLEGRPQGTAAAGALLAYLAESQPAGVAQLTEIRLLQPGEVMLLDAATRRNLELVQRGPEGGRQGTLLETLDGTVTAPGLRTLRRWIERPLTRAEAVNRRLDAVETLVRHPLERARLRRLLGGVRDAERLATRAVLGLAGPRDLLEMAQTLEAAAEAQRLLAGMELPELLAGLAAALEPPPDLAEEIRRALVDEPPVAPGEGDVIRPGYDAEVDRLRALSRHSEEEIRAVERRERERTGIRSLRLGYNRVFGYYIEVSRAQRHLVPPDYVRKQTLANAERFVTEELRALEERVESAREELLRRESELFAALRQRVGAELARLRALGGALGRLDALQGLAEVAAQRGWVRPQVDEGERIEIAQGRHPVVERALPPGSFVPNDVLLGPERRVLLITGPNMAGKSTYARQVAVLVLAAQVGSFLPAESAHVGVVDRIFTRIGSADDLAAGKSTFMVEMGEVAHILRQATARSLVVLDEVGRGTSTFDGLSLAWAVTEYLHDRVGARTLFATHYHELTGLEAKLPALVNLTMAVEEEGGRILFLRRVRPGAADRSYGIEVARLAGVPAEVLRRAQRILERLEREQARREARGRLEGSPEAEQLSLLPPPEAVQVLEELRSLDVERTTPLEALQRLATWQALLRGGGA from the coding sequence ATGAGCGCGGCCGAGCCGGCGGACGGCGCGCGCGCCGAGGGGCGCGGCGCCCCGCCGCTGCTGGAGCAGTACCTGCGCATCAAGGGCGAGCATCCCGAGGCGCTCCTCTTCTTCCGGCTGGGCGACTTCTTCGAGCTCTTCTTCGAAGACGCCGAGATCGCCGCGCGCGAGCTGGATCTCACCCTGACCGGGCGCGAGCTGCAAAAGGGCCGCCGGGTGCCCATGTGCGGCGTCCCCCACCACTCGGCGGAGGGCTACATCCGCCGCCTGGTCGAGAAGGGCTACCGGGTGGCGCTCTGCGAGCAGATGGAGGATCCCCGCCTGGCCAGGGGGCTGGTGGAGCGCCAGGTGATCCGCGTCATCAGCGCGGGGACGCTCCTGGAGCCCGGCCTCCTGGAGGCGGGGAAGAACAACTTCCTGGCGGCGCTGGCGCCCGGCCGGCAGGCGCTGGGCCTGGCCTACGCCGACGCCTCCACGGGCGAGTTCCGCGCCGGCGAGTGGAGCGGCGGCGAGGAGGGCTGGCTGGAGGAGCTGGACCGCCTCCAGCCGGCCGAGGTGCTCCTTCCGGAGGGCGTCGCCGGGGAGCTGGAGGAGGCCGTCCGGAACCGCGGCCTCCGCCTCACCCTGCGCCCGCCGCGGGAGTTCGAGCCGGGACGGGCGAAGGCTCGGCTGCGCGAGCACTTCGGGCTCGCCTCGCTGGACGCCTTCGACCTGGAGGGGAGGCCGCAGGGGACGGCGGCGGCGGGCGCGCTCCTGGCCTACCTGGCCGAGTCGCAACCGGCCGGCGTCGCCCAGCTGACGGAGATCCGCCTCCTGCAGCCGGGCGAGGTGATGCTCCTGGACGCGGCCACGCGCCGCAACCTGGAGCTGGTGCAGCGCGGCCCGGAGGGGGGGCGGCAGGGGACGCTCCTGGAGACGCTGGACGGGACGGTGACCGCCCCCGGCCTGCGCACGCTGCGGCGCTGGATCGAGCGGCCGCTGACGCGGGCGGAGGCGGTCAACCGGCGGCTGGACGCGGTGGAGACCCTGGTCCGCCACCCCCTGGAGCGCGCCCGCCTGCGGCGACTGCTGGGCGGCGTGCGCGACGCCGAGCGGCTGGCCACGCGCGCCGTCCTCGGCCTGGCCGGCCCGCGCGACCTGCTGGAGATGGCCCAGACGCTGGAGGCGGCGGCCGAGGCGCAGCGCCTCCTGGCGGGCATGGAGCTGCCGGAGCTGCTGGCGGGGCTGGCCGCGGCGCTGGAGCCGCCGCCGGATCTGGCCGAGGAGATCCGCCGCGCGCTGGTCGACGAGCCGCCGGTCGCGCCCGGCGAGGGCGACGTCATCCGTCCCGGCTACGACGCCGAGGTGGACCGGCTGCGCGCGCTCAGCCGCCACAGCGAGGAGGAGATCCGCGCCGTGGAGCGGCGCGAGCGCGAACGGACGGGGATCCGCAGCCTCCGCCTGGGCTACAACCGCGTCTTCGGCTACTACATCGAGGTCTCTCGCGCGCAGCGCCACCTGGTGCCGCCCGACTACGTGCGCAAGCAGACGCTGGCCAACGCCGAGCGCTTCGTCACCGAGGAGCTGCGGGCGCTGGAGGAGCGGGTGGAGAGCGCGCGCGAGGAACTCCTGCGGCGGGAGAGCGAGCTCTTCGCCGCGCTCCGCCAGCGGGTGGGGGCGGAGCTGGCGCGCCTGCGGGCGCTGGGTGGCGCCCTGGGGCGGCTGGACGCGCTCCAGGGGCTGGCCGAGGTGGCCGCCCAGCGCGGCTGGGTGCGCCCGCAGGTGGACGAGGGCGAGCGCATCGAGATCGCCCAGGGGCGCCATCCGGTGGTGGAGCGGGCGCTCCCACCGGGGAGCTTCGTCCCGAACGACGTGCTCCTGGGGCCGGAGCGGAGGGTGCTCCTGATCACCGGGCCCAACATGGCCGGCAAGTCCACCTATGCGCGCCAGGTGGCGGTTCTGGTGCTGGCGGCGCAGGTGGGAAGCTTCCTGCCGGCGGAGTCGGCGCACGTGGGCGTCGTCGACCGGATCTTCACCCGCATCGGCTCGGCCGACGACCTGGCGGCGGGCAAGTCGACCTTCATGGTGGAGATGGGCGAGGTGGCGCATATCCTCCGCCAGGCGACGGCGCGCAGCCTGGTGGTGCTGGACGAGGTGGGCCGCGGCACCAGCACCTTCGATGGGCTCAGCCTGGCTTGGGCGGTCACCGAGTACCTGCACGACCGGGTGGGGGCGCGGACGCTCTTCGCCACCCACTACCACGAGCTGACCGGGCTGGAGGCGAAGCTGCCGGCGCTGGTCAACCTGACCATGGCGGTGGAGGAGGAAGGGGGACGGATCCTCTTCCTGCGCCGCGTCCGTCCCGGGGCGGCCGACCGCAGCTACGGCATCGAGGTGGCGCGCCTGGCCGGCGTGCCGGCGGAGGTGCTGCGCCGGGCGCAGCGCATCCTGGAGCGGCTGGAGCGCGAGCAGGCACGGCGCGAGGCGCGCGGCCGCCTGGAGGGTTCGCCGGAGGCGGAGCAGCTTTCGCTCCTGCCGCCGCCGGAGGCGGTCCAAGTGCTGGAGGAGCTGCGCAGCCTGGACGTGGAGCGGACGACGCCGCTGGAGGCGCTCCAGCGCCTGGCCACCTGGCAGGCGCTGCTCCGGGGGGGCGGGGCGTGA